A portion of the Brachionichthys hirsutus isolate HB-005 chromosome 6, CSIRO-AGI_Bhir_v1, whole genome shotgun sequence genome contains these proteins:
- the elf2a gene encoding ETS-related transcription factor Elf-2a, which translates to MTSVVVSDGGGNIVEYVTVVEEPQQCEQQPAEEDEEEDEEEVVQQDIEAVMVEGGVDVDEDEGVVLQEDGCPAVIVEEVPSAHVEECYSAQVLVYDDGTYLMQDVAEEQEVVTEVAETVEMSGHDMVCFDKTFEAAEALLHMESPGGLHNERNTAEDVMMETVVEVSTECGPIEEEDDSFPIAADCEPAAKKKRGGGRRPKTHQPASNGSFDLGMKKRQREGKGNTTYLWEFLLELLQDKNTCPRYIKWMQRDKGIFKLVDSKAVSRLWGKHKNKPDMNYETMGRALRYYYQRGILAKVEGQRLAYQFKDMPKNIRVIEDEEDGDEVEDGEGVMSSQQASISLSNSSSTPQPQQTYVTVIPSSAASRPIRAMPLVMTNSLGQVTLNSSVLAAGASTSAPPKLVIQALPTMLSAGSKAGDKITIITIPANQLAALMQSSPSGQVTQVTQVIHAKPIATHLAQASTKPTPASTVQLTAVRPPQQLILAKPAAVAQPLPQLSVHSAPPTAPSQPKAASETTPPSSPPAVLAQTLSS; encoded by the exons ATGACCTCTGTGGTGGtgtcagatgggggggggaacaTTGTGGAGTACGTCACCGTGGTGGAGGAGCCCCAGCAG TGTGAGCAGCAGCCTgctgaggaggacgaggaggaggacgaggaagaggtgGTTCAGCAGGACATTGAGGCGGTGATGGTGGAGGGCGGCGTGGACGTGGACGAGGACGAGGGCGTGGTGCTGCAGGAGGACGGCTGTCCCGCTGTGATAGTGGAGGAGGTCCCCAGCGCCCACGTGGAGGAGTGCTACTCGGCTCAGGTCCTGGTCTACGACGACGGGACCTACCTGATGCAGGACGTGgcggaggagcaggaagtggtcACGGAGGTGGCTGAGACGG tGGAGATGTCGGGTCATGACATGGTGTGCTTTGACAAAACCTTTGAAGCAGCCGAGGCTCTTCTCCACATGGAGTCTCCTGGAGGACTGCACAACGAACGCAACACAG CAGAGGACGTGATGATGGAGACCGTGGTGGAGGTGTCTACAGAGTGTGGACCAatcgaggaggaggacgactcCTTCCCCATCGCTGCTGACTGTGAACCAGCCGccaagaagaagagaggag GTGGACGAAGGCCGAAGACACACCAGCCTGCTTCCAACGGCTCCTTTGACCTGGGCATGAAGAAGAGACAGCGAGAGGGGAAAG GCAACACGACGTACCTGTGGGAgttcctgctggagctgctgcaggacaagaACACCTGTCCCAGGTACATCAAGTGGATGCAGAGGGACAAGGGCATCTTCAAGCTGGTGGACTCCAAGGCCGTGTCCCGCCTGTGGGGGAAGCACAAGAACAAGCCTGACATGAACTACGAGACCATGGGCCGCGCCCTGAG gtatTACTACCAGCGCGGCATCCTGGCAAAGGTGGAGGGGCAACGCCTGGCCTACCAGTTCAAAGACATGCCCAAGAACATCCGGGTCAttgaagacgaggaggacggAGACGAGGTGGAGGACGGTGAGGGCGTGATGTCCAGCCAGCAGGCGTCCATCAGCCTGAGCAACTCGTCCAGCACCCCCCAGCCTCAGCAGACCTACGTCACTGTCATCCCCAGCAGCGCCgccagcag GCCCATCCGAGCCATGCCACTCGTGATGACCAACTCGCTTGGCCAGGTGACGCTAAACTCCTCTGTCCTCGCCGCGGGAGCGTCAACCAGTGCCCCCCCCAAACTGGTCATTCAGGCCCTCCCCACCATGCTGTCGGCCGGCTCCAAGGCGGGGGACAagatcaccatcatcaccatcccgGCCAATCAGCTGGCAGCGCTGATGCAGTCCAGCCCGTCAGGCCAGGTCACGCAGGTCACGCAGGTCATCCACGCTAAACCTATTGCTACACACTTAGCGCAGGCTAGCACCAAGCCCACCCCCGCATCCACTGTGCAGCTAACGGCAGTGCGGCCCCCACAGCAGCTCATCCTGGCTAAACCGGCGGCGGTGGCCCAGCCCCTCCCACAGCTGTCTGTTCACTCTGCCCCGCCCACAGCCCCCAGCCAACCCAAGGCAGCATCTGAGACCACGCCTCCCTCCAGTCCGCCAGCAGTACTGGCACAGACCCTGTCATCCTGA